In Phreatobacter aquaticus, a single genomic region encodes these proteins:
- the lptB gene encoding LPS export ABC transporter ATP-binding protein: MSVLERMSSLFGRKPAATARPVVDDDWLVRVMSEEVAALDEPPPAPVAQDQLEPRSGHGVLGVHGVWKSYKGRAVARGVSLDVRRGEAVGLLGPNGAGKTTVFYMITGLVEADKGRIELDGHDITALPMYRRARLGIGYLPQEASIFRGLNVEDNIRAVLEVTEPDKKKREAELDELLEEFHITRLRKSPAIALSGGERRRLEIARALATRPSFMLLDEPFAGIDPIAVGDIQNLVRHLKERGIGVLITDHNVRETLGLIDRAYIIHSGQVLMEGTPDEIVANPDVRRLYLGEEFRL, encoded by the coding sequence GTGTCCGTCCTCGAGCGCATGTCATCCCTGTTCGGGCGCAAGCCGGCCGCCACCGCGCGTCCCGTGGTCGATGACGATTGGCTGGTTCGCGTCATGTCGGAGGAGGTCGCGGCGCTCGACGAGCCGCCGCCGGCCCCCGTTGCGCAGGACCAGCTCGAACCGCGCTCCGGCCATGGCGTGCTGGGCGTCCATGGCGTGTGGAAGAGCTATAAGGGCCGCGCGGTCGCGCGCGGCGTCAGCCTCGACGTCCGGCGTGGCGAGGCGGTCGGCCTGCTGGGGCCGAACGGCGCCGGCAAGACCACCGTCTTCTACATGATCACCGGGCTCGTGGAGGCCGACAAGGGCCGCATCGAGCTCGACGGCCACGACATCACCGCGCTGCCCATGTACCGGCGCGCCCGGCTCGGCATCGGCTACCTGCCGCAGGAGGCCTCGATCTTTCGCGGCCTCAATGTCGAGGACAATATCCGCGCCGTGCTCGAGGTCACCGAGCCCGACAAGAAGAAGCGCGAAGCCGAGCTCGACGAGCTCCTGGAGGAGTTTCACATCACCCGGCTGCGCAAGAGCCCGGCGATTGCGCTGTCGGGCGGTGAGCGCCGCCGTCTCGAGATCGCCCGCGCGCTGGCGACCCGGCCGTCCTTCATGCTGCTCGACGAGCCCTTCGCCGGCATCGATCCGATCGCCGTCGGGGACATCCAGAACCTCGTCCGCCACCTCAAGGAGCGCGGCATCGGCGTGCTGATCACCGACCACAATGTCCGTGAGACGCTGGGCCTGATCGATCGCGCCTACATCATCCATTCCGGCCAGGTGCTGATGGAAGGCACGCCCGACGAGATCGTCGCCAACCCGGATGTCCGCCGCCTCTATCTCGGTGAAGAATTCCGCCTTTGA
- the rpoN gene encoding RNA polymerase factor sigma-54, producing MALSARLELRVGQSLVMTPQLMQAIKLLQLSNLDLVAYVEAELEKNPLLERAEPAADLPAEPEGQTISIGEGDAQAGDWLNRDIGETRTQIEERLGTDLENVFPDDKGPEVKHADAAADPMTSSWSNVGSGGRDDDDYNLEAFLSADLSLVDHLSEQLALAVEHPGDRLIGQMLIDSVDDSGYLTTTVEDVAERLGAEVADVEAVLEVIQSFEPSGVAARNLAECLAIQLKEKDRYDPAMRVLVAHLDMLAKRDFAGLKRLCQVDDEDLADMVGEIRRLNPKPGLAFGFAPIQPLVPDVMVRAGPDGGWLVELNTETLPKVLVNQSYYAKVSKTAKKDTEKTFLAEAMQTATWLTRALDQRARTILKVATEIVRQQDAFFALGVQYLRPLNLKTIADAISMHESTVSRVTSNKSIATSRGIFEMKYFFTSSIASSEIGGESHSAEAVRFRIKQMIDAETPDDVLSDDAIMDKLKDSGIDIARRTVAKYREALRIPSSVQRRREKQAMAG from the coding sequence ATGGCCCTGTCTGCACGATTAGAGCTTCGCGTCGGCCAGTCTCTGGTCATGACGCCCCAGCTCATGCAGGCCATCAAGCTGCTGCAGCTGTCCAATCTCGACCTCGTTGCCTATGTCGAGGCCGAGCTTGAGAAGAACCCGCTGCTGGAGCGAGCCGAACCGGCGGCCGATCTGCCCGCCGAGCCGGAAGGCCAGACCATCTCGATCGGCGAGGGCGATGCCCAGGCCGGCGACTGGCTCAACCGCGATATCGGCGAGACCCGCACCCAGATCGAGGAGCGTCTCGGCACCGACCTGGAGAACGTCTTCCCCGACGACAAGGGACCCGAGGTGAAGCACGCCGACGCGGCGGCCGATCCGATGACCTCGTCCTGGTCGAATGTCGGCTCCGGCGGCCGCGACGACGATGACTACAATCTGGAAGCCTTCCTCTCCGCGGATCTGTCGCTGGTCGACCACCTGTCGGAACAGCTGGCTCTGGCGGTCGAGCATCCGGGCGACCGGCTGATCGGCCAGATGCTGATCGATTCCGTCGATGATTCCGGCTACCTCACCACCACGGTCGAGGATGTCGCCGAGCGTCTTGGCGCGGAAGTCGCCGATGTCGAGGCGGTGCTGGAAGTGATCCAGAGCTTCGAACCCTCGGGCGTGGCCGCCCGCAATCTTGCCGAATGCCTGGCCATCCAGCTCAAGGAAAAGGACCGCTACGACCCCGCGATGCGCGTGCTGGTGGCCCATCTCGATATGCTGGCCAAGCGCGATTTCGCCGGGCTGAAGCGTCTCTGCCAGGTCGACGACGAGGATCTGGCCGACATGGTCGGCGAGATCCGCCGGCTCAACCCCAAGCCCGGCCTCGCCTTCGGCTTCGCGCCGATCCAGCCCCTGGTGCCCGATGTCATGGTGCGCGCCGGCCCGGATGGCGGCTGGCTGGTGGAGCTGAACACCGAGACGCTCCCCAAGGTTCTGGTCAACCAGAGCTATTACGCCAAGGTCTCGAAGACGGCGAAGAAGGACACCGAGAAGACCTTCCTCGCCGAGGCCATGCAGACGGCGACCTGGCTCACCCGCGCGCTCGACCAGCGCGCCCGCACCATCCTGAAAGTGGCCACCGAGATCGTCCGCCAGCAGGACGCCTTTTTCGCGCTGGGCGTCCAGTATCTCCGCCCGCTGAACCTCAAGACGATCGCTGACGCCATCAGCATGCACGAATCTACCGTGTCGCGGGTGACCTCCAACAAGTCGATCGCCACCAGCCGCGGTATTTTCGAGATGAAGTACTTCTTCACCTCGTCGATCGCGAGCTCCGAGATCGGTGGCGAGAGCCATTCGGCGGAAGCCGTGCGCTTCCGCATCAAGCAGATGATCGATGCCGAGACGCCGGACGACGTGCTGTCCGATGACGCGATCATGGACAAGCTGAAGGATTCCGGCATCGACATTGCCCGGCGTACCGTTGCCAAATATCGCGAGGCGCTGCGCATTCCTTCTTCGGTCCAGCGTCGGCGCGAGAAGCAGGCCATGGCCGGCTGA
- a CDS encoding amidase, which yields MTLAMSWSEWAAHDATALADRVRAGEISPAELAAQTKAAVAGLNPALDAVVELFEDVIADPLKDGMNPDGTFAGVPYLMKDLGPTLKGRLQEMGSFLMQGNKPQADSHLTAKIRSAGLNIIGRSTTPEFGVCSSAENPALFTTRNPWNLDYTTCGSSAGSAAMVAAGATPISHGTDGGGSIRIPAGVNGLIGLKPSRGVFSIAPGGSDLSSVVSSQGCLTRSVRDTAAFVDACRGGAPGEFMPYWTAPEPYAELVKRDPGRLRIALSHEWGDNRATPHIVSELERAGRFLEGLGHHVDWAKPAIDYAAAYQAQTTCYITNFAQTIALLLEPRGITRPPEDLVEPINIRLWEAGINASYSERTRMQMAFNTTSRGFGAFFEDWDIILTPTIAKPTPKIGTTEYLTVSDNPSVHDWFANLWQIFAYTPLSNLTGIPGLSMPFGRQENGLPMGIQAQTRQAGDGLLLQLAAQVERALDGKWNGGEKPSNHVTRLAA from the coding sequence ATGACATTGGCAATGAGCTGGAGCGAATGGGCCGCCCATGACGCGACCGCGCTGGCGGACCGTGTCCGCGCCGGCGAGATCAGTCCGGCCGAGCTTGCAGCCCAGACCAAGGCGGCTGTCGCCGGGCTGAACCCGGCGCTCGATGCCGTCGTCGAGCTCTTCGAGGATGTCATCGCCGATCCCCTGAAGGACGGCATGAACCCCGACGGCACCTTTGCCGGCGTGCCCTATCTGATGAAGGACCTCGGTCCCACCCTGAAGGGCCGGCTGCAGGAAATGGGCTCGTTCCTGATGCAGGGCAACAAGCCGCAGGCCGACAGCCACCTGACGGCCAAGATCCGCTCCGCCGGCCTCAACATCATCGGCCGCTCGACCACACCTGAATTCGGCGTCTGCTCCTCGGCCGAGAATCCGGCCTTGTTCACCACCCGCAATCCCTGGAACCTCGACTACACCACCTGCGGCTCCTCGGCCGGTTCGGCGGCGATGGTTGCTGCCGGCGCGACCCCGATCTCCCACGGCACCGATGGCGGCGGCTCGATCCGCATTCCCGCAGGCGTCAATGGCCTGATCGGCCTGAAGCCCTCCCGCGGCGTGTTCTCCATCGCACCCGGCGGGTCGGATCTTTCCAGCGTCGTCTCCTCGCAGGGCTGCCTGACACGCTCGGTGCGCGACACCGCCGCCTTCGTGGATGCGTGCCGTGGCGGCGCGCCAGGCGAGTTCATGCCCTACTGGACCGCACCGGAGCCCTATGCCGAGCTTGTGAAGCGTGACCCCGGCCGCCTGCGCATCGCGCTGTCGCACGAATGGGGCGACAACCGCGCCACCCCGCACATCGTTTCCGAACTGGAGCGCGCCGGGCGTTTCCTCGAAGGCCTCGGCCATCACGTTGACTGGGCAAAGCCCGCCATCGACTACGCTGCCGCCTATCAGGCGCAAACCACCTGCTACATCACCAACTTTGCCCAGACGATCGCGCTGCTGCTGGAGCCGCGCGGGATCACCAGGCCGCCGGAGGATCTGGTGGAGCCGATCAACATCCGCCTCTGGGAGGCCGGCATCAACGCCAGCTATTCCGAGCGCACGCGGATGCAGATGGCGTTCAACACGACATCGCGCGGCTTCGGCGCCTTCTTCGAGGACTGGGACATCATCCTCACCCCCACCATCGCCAAGCCGACGCCGAAAATCGGCACGACCGAATACCTGACGGTGAGCGACAATCCCTCCGTCCACGACTGGTTCGCCAATCTCTGGCAGATCTTCGCCTATACGCCGCTCTCCAACCTCACCGGCATTCCCGGCCTGTCCATGCCGTTCGGCCGGCAGGAAAACGGCCTGCCCATGGGCATCCAGGCGCAGACGCGCCAGGCCGGCGACGGCCTGCTGCTGCAGCTGGCGGCTCAGGTCGAGCGGGCGCTGGACGGCAAGTGGAATGGCGGCGAGAAGCCTTCAAACCACGTCACGCGGCTGGCTGCGTGA
- the proB gene encoding glutamate 5-kinase has protein sequence MTAIPTLSSFRRIVVKIGSSLLVDGTKGELKEAWLKTLAADIARHAARGADMLIVSSGAIAMGRTILKLPRGALELEQSQAAASVGQIALARAWSEVLGAHGIVAGQILVTPHDTEERRRYLNARSTVETLFGFKAVPVVNENDTVATDEIRYGDNDRLAARVATMVGADCLVLLSDIDGLYTAPPHLDPNATLIPLVPRITPEIEAVAGGAASELSRGGMTTKVEAGKIATTGGTTMVIASGKHDAPLARIEAGGPCTWFLTSTQPVTSRKKWIAGSLEPRGVLWLDAGAIKALRSGKSLLPAGVTKVEGTFERGDAVLVRGPDGAEIGRGLVAFDVLAASQIVGKSTAGIDAVLGYKGRSEMIHRDDLVLSLG, from the coding sequence ATGACAGCGATCCCCACCCTTTCCTCGTTCCGCCGTATCGTCGTGAAGATCGGCTCGTCGCTGCTGGTCGACGGGACGAAGGGCGAGCTGAAGGAAGCCTGGCTGAAGACGCTGGCCGCCGACATCGCCCGCCATGCGGCGCGCGGCGCCGACATGCTGATCGTCTCGTCCGGCGCCATCGCCATGGGCCGCACCATCCTGAAACTGCCGCGCGGCGCGCTGGAGCTCGAGCAGAGCCAGGCCGCCGCCTCGGTCGGCCAGATCGCCTTGGCGAGGGCCTGGTCGGAGGTGCTCGGCGCCCATGGCATCGTCGCCGGCCAGATCCTGGTGACGCCGCACGATACCGAGGAGCGGCGCCGCTATCTCAATGCCCGCTCTACCGTCGAGACGCTGTTCGGCTTCAAGGCCGTGCCGGTGGTCAACGAGAACGACACGGTGGCGACCGACGAGATCCGCTACGGCGACAATGACCGGCTGGCGGCGCGCGTCGCCACGATGGTTGGCGCCGATTGCCTGGTCCTGCTCTCCGATATCGACGGGCTCTATACGGCGCCGCCGCATCTCGACCCGAACGCGACCCTGATCCCGCTGGTGCCGCGCATCACGCCGGAGATCGAGGCGGTGGCGGGCGGGGCTGCCTCCGAATTGTCGCGCGGCGGCATGACCACCAAGGTCGAGGCCGGCAAGATCGCCACCACAGGCGGTACCACCATGGTCATCGCGTCGGGCAAGCATGACGCGCCGCTCGCCCGCATCGAGGCCGGCGGCCCCTGCACCTGGTTCCTCACCTCCACCCAGCCGGTGACCAGCCGCAAGAAATGGATCGCCGGCTCGCTGGAGCCGCGCGGCGTGCTCTGGCTCGATGCCGGCGCGATCAAGGCGCTCCGCTCAGGCAAGAGCCTGCTGCCGGCGGGCGTGACGAAGGTCGAGGGCACGTTCGAGCGCGGCGATGCAGTGCTGGTGCGCGGGCCGGATGGCGCGGAGATCGGCCGCGGCCTCGTCGCCTTCGATGTGCTGGCGGCATCGCAGATCGTCGGCAAGAGCACGGCGGGGATCGATGCCGTGCTTGGCTACAAGGGCCGCTCGGAAATGATCCACCGCGACGATCTGGTGCTCAGCCTCGGTTGA
- a CDS encoding BMP family ABC transporter substrate-binding protein has product MKLRTILASALAAAGIAAGVGYAIAQEKLKIGFVYVGPVGDHGWTYQHDVARKALEQTYGTRIETTFVEKVAEGPDAERVIEQLARSGHRLIFTTSFGYMDPTERVARRFPNVRFEHATGFKRANNLATYAGRFYEGRYILGQIAARMSKTGTVGYIGSFAIPEVVSGINAFMLGAQSIRPDIKVKIVWVNSWYDPGKEADAAKALADQGADILSQHTDSPAAMQIAEQRGILAFGQDSDMLRFGPRAQLTSIVNDWVPYYTERVKLMLEGNWRTGDTWGGLNTGMVHMAAYTNMPADVKAMAEATEAAIKAGTLHPFRCPVVRQDGTTVECKGNGVLADEQILGMNFYIRGIDDRVPSAN; this is encoded by the coding sequence ATGAAACTCAGGACCATCCTTGCCTCCGCGCTCGCGGCGGCCGGCATTGCCGCCGGTGTCGGCTATGCGATCGCCCAGGAAAAGCTGAAGATCGGCTTCGTCTATGTCGGCCCGGTCGGCGACCATGGCTGGACCTACCAGCATGACGTCGCCCGCAAGGCACTGGAACAGACCTATGGCACCCGCATCGAGACGACGTTTGTCGAGAAGGTGGCCGAGGGTCCGGATGCCGAGCGCGTCATCGAGCAGCTCGCCCGCTCCGGCCACCGGCTGATCTTCACCACCTCGTTCGGCTATATGGACCCGACCGAGCGCGTGGCCCGCCGCTTCCCGAATGTGCGCTTCGAACACGCCACCGGCTTCAAGCGCGCGAACAATCTCGCCACCTATGCCGGCCGCTTCTACGAGGGCCGCTACATTCTCGGCCAGATCGCCGCGCGCATGTCGAAGACCGGCACGGTCGGCTATATCGGCTCCTTCGCCATCCCCGAGGTCGTGTCCGGCATCAACGCCTTCATGCTGGGCGCGCAGTCGATCCGTCCCGACATCAAGGTGAAGATCGTCTGGGTGAACTCCTGGTACGATCCGGGCAAGGAAGCCGACGCCGCCAAGGCGCTGGCCGACCAGGGCGCCGACATCCTGAGCCAGCACACCGACTCGCCGGCCGCCATGCAGATCGCCGAGCAGCGGGGGATTTTGGCCTTCGGGCAGGATTCCGACATGCTGCGCTTCGGCCCGCGCGCGCAGCTCACCTCGATCGTCAATGACTGGGTGCCCTATTACACCGAGCGGGTGAAGCTGATGCTGGAAGGCAACTGGCGCACCGGCGACACCTGGGGCGGGCTCAACACCGGCATGGTGCATATGGCCGCCTATACCAACATGCCGGCCGATGTGAAGGCGATGGCCGAAGCAACCGAAGCCGCGATCAAGGCTGGCACGCTGCATCCGTTCCGCTGCCCGGTCGTCCGTCAGGACGGGACGACGGTGGAGTGCAAGGGCAATGGCGTTCTCGCCGACGAGCAGATCCTCGGCATGAACTTCTATATCCGCGGCATCGACGACCGGGTGCCCTCGGCGAATTGA
- the fabI gene encoding enoyl-ACP reductase FabI — protein MTGMMKGKRGLILGVANNRSIAWGIAKACHAQGAELAFTYQGDALERRVRPLAAEVGGHVVGHCDVTDPATMDAVFAETEKLFGKIDFVLHAIAFSDKDELTGRYVDTTEGNFTKSLLISCYSFTAIAQRAEKLMVDGGSLLTLTYYGAEKWMPHYNVMGVAKAALEASVRYLAADLGPKNIRVNAISAGPIKTLAASGIGDFRYILKWNEYNSPLRRTVTIDEVGDAGMYFMSDLSRGVTGEIHHVDAGYHVVGMKNPYAPDITVGKD, from the coding sequence ATGACGGGCATGATGAAGGGCAAGCGCGGGCTGATCCTGGGTGTGGCGAACAACCGTTCGATCGCCTGGGGCATTGCCAAGGCTTGCCACGCCCAGGGCGCGGAGCTCGCCTTCACCTATCAGGGCGATGCGCTGGAGCGCCGTGTGCGGCCGCTGGCCGCCGAAGTTGGTGGCCATGTGGTCGGCCATTGCGACGTGACCGATCCGGCGACCATGGATGCCGTGTTCGCCGAGACCGAGAAGCTGTTCGGCAAGATCGACTTCGTGCTGCATGCCATTGCCTTTTCCGACAAGGACGAGCTGACCGGCCGCTATGTCGACACGACCGAGGGCAATTTCACCAAGTCGCTGCTGATCTCCTGCTATTCGTTCACGGCGATCGCCCAGCGCGCCGAGAAGCTGATGGTGGATGGCGGCTCGCTGCTGACGCTGACCTATTACGGCGCCGAGAAGTGGATGCCGCATTACAACGTGATGGGCGTCGCCAAGGCGGCGCTTGAGGCGAGCGTGCGTTACCTCGCCGCCGATCTCGGCCCCAAGAACATCCGCGTCAACGCGATCTCGGCCGGACCGATCAAGACGCTGGCGGCCTCCGGCATCGGCGACTTCCGCTATATCCTGAAGTGGAACGAGTACAATTCGCCGCTGCGCCGCACCGTCACCATCGACGAGGTCGGCGATGCCGGCATGTATTTCATGTCGGACCTGTCGCGCGGCGTGACCGGCGAGATCCACCATGTGGATGCCGGCTATCACGTGGTCGGCATGAAGAACCCCTACGCGCCAGACATCACGGTCGGCAAGGATTGA
- a CDS encoding DnaJ C-terminal domain-containing protein, with protein sequence MARDPYDVIGVARAASADEIKRAFRKKAKALHPDANQKDPKAQDRFSELNNAYEILSDDKKRKQFDRGEIDAEGKPKFTGFEGHGAGRPGGGFAQGGETIFEDFNFGPGGFRRSSTRSTGGQGQKPPPMDDFFDILSGMSSGRAGGRGFDPFTAAEPKPAGEDITLTIKVPFLDAARGSTQRVVLPSGEALDLKIPAGTREGHRMRLRGKGKPAALGRPAGDAYVVVAVEPHPAFKVDGKDLRLDLPVALDEAILGAKVRAPTIDGEVELTLPPMTSSGKTFRLRGKGLAAADGAGDLYVTVRIVLPEPSADLEGFARLLQDRRKSDPRETL encoded by the coding sequence ATGGCCCGCGATCCCTATGACGTGATCGGCGTCGCGCGCGCAGCGAGCGCCGACGAGATCAAGCGCGCCTTCCGCAAGAAGGCCAAGGCATTGCATCCCGATGCCAACCAGAAAGACCCGAAGGCGCAGGACCGGTTCTCGGAACTGAACAATGCCTATGAGATCCTGTCGGACGACAAGAAGCGCAAGCAGTTCGACCGCGGCGAGATCGACGCCGAGGGCAAGCCGAAATTCACCGGCTTCGAGGGCCATGGCGCCGGCCGGCCGGGCGGCGGTTTTGCGCAAGGTGGCGAGACCATCTTCGAGGACTTCAATTTCGGGCCGGGCGGGTTTCGCCGGTCATCGACGCGCTCGACCGGAGGCCAGGGCCAGAAGCCGCCGCCAATGGACGATTTCTTCGACATCCTGTCGGGCATGTCGAGCGGACGGGCCGGCGGGCGCGGCTTCGACCCGTTCACCGCCGCCGAGCCGAAGCCGGCCGGCGAGGACATCACGCTGACCATCAAGGTGCCGTTCCTCGATGCGGCGCGCGGCTCGACGCAGCGCGTCGTGCTGCCGTCCGGCGAGGCGCTCGACCTGAAGATTCCGGCTGGTACCCGCGAGGGCCACCGGATGCGGTTGCGCGGCAAGGGCAAGCCGGCGGCCCTCGGCCGTCCTGCGGGCGACGCCTATGTGGTTGTGGCCGTCGAGCCGCATCCGGCGTTCAAGGTCGATGGCAAGGACCTGAGGCTCGATCTGCCGGTGGCCCTCGACGAGGCGATCCTCGGCGCCAAGGTGCGCGCGCCGACCATTGATGGCGAAGTCGAGCTGACGCTGCCGCCCATGACCTCCTCGGGCAAGACCTTCCGCCTGCGCGGCAAGGGATTGGCAGCCGCGGATGGTGCCGGCGACCTCTACGTGACAGTGCGGATCGTGCTGCCGGAGCCGAGCGCCGATCTCGAAGGTTTCGCACGCCTGCTGCAGGATCGGCGCAAGTCGGACCCGCGCGAGACGCTGTAA
- a CDS encoding RT0821/Lpp0805 family surface protein — MHKAARLVLVAGAGLWFGGCSMSLPSLWERTQTAPPAAATAAATQTADPMTTGSVRRPADTPGTQPTATPGTLPIPQADWDAAKAVLMTVLADSADTPSLPWENSASGMSGTITALQRANGTSGQVCRDFLGSGIKDGKEAWFDGRACRTTGAWAVTELRPWRRT, encoded by the coding sequence ATGCACAAAGCCGCGAGGCTTGTGCTTGTGGCCGGCGCTGGCCTGTGGTTTGGCGGCTGCTCGATGTCGCTGCCCTCGCTGTGGGAACGCACCCAGACCGCTCCGCCAGCTGCCGCGACCGCCGCCGCGACCCAAACCGCCGACCCCATGACCACCGGATCGGTGCGCCGCCCTGCCGATACGCCCGGCACCCAGCCGACCGCGACGCCCGGCACGCTGCCCATTCCGCAGGCCGACTGGGATGCGGCCAAGGCCGTGCTGATGACGGTGCTCGCCGACAGTGCCGACACGCCGAGCCTGCCGTGGGAGAACAGCGCCAGCGGCATGAGCGGCACGATCACCGCGCTGCAACGCGCCAATGGCACCTCCGGCCAGGTCTGCCGTGACTTCCTCGGCAGCGGGATCAAGGACGGCAAGGAGGCCTGGTTCGACGGCCGCGCCTGCCGCACCACCGGCGCCTGGGCCGTGACCGAACTGCGGCCCTGGCGCCGCACCTGA
- the pdxH gene encoding pyridoxamine 5'-phosphate oxidase, with protein MSGSDATDFTKAAEPVALFESWLAEATKSEPNDPNAMALATVDAEGLPNVRMVLLKGVDARGFVFYTNTESQKGTELIGQGKAAVVFHWKSLRRQVRVRGPIEQVTAAEADEYFASRARASRIGAWASQQSRPLESRFALEKAVALYTAKYAIGEVPRPPHWTGFRILPTSVEFWKDGAFRLHDRVVFRRDQPLGPWTSQERLYP; from the coding sequence ATGTCCGGTTCGGATGCGACAGATTTCACGAAAGCCGCCGAGCCAGTCGCATTGTTCGAATCCTGGCTGGCCGAAGCAACCAAGTCCGAGCCGAACGATCCCAACGCCATGGCGCTGGCAACCGTGGATGCCGAGGGCCTGCCCAATGTCCGCATGGTGCTCCTGAAGGGCGTCGATGCCAGGGGCTTTGTCTTCTACACCAACACCGAGAGCCAGAAGGGCACCGAGCTCATCGGCCAGGGCAAGGCGGCAGTGGTGTTTCACTGGAAATCACTGCGCCGGCAGGTGCGGGTCCGTGGCCCGATCGAGCAGGTGACGGCGGCCGAGGCCGACGAATATTTCGCCTCCCGCGCCAGGGCGAGCCGCATCGGCGCCTGGGCCAGCCAGCAGTCCCGGCCCCTGGAGAGCCGCTTCGCGCTGGAGAAGGCTGTCGCCCTCTACACCGCGAAATATGCTATCGGAGAGGTGCCCCGCCCGCCGCACTGGACCGGCTTCCGGATCCTTCCGACCTCCGTCGAGTTCTGGAAGGACGGCGCGTTCCGTCTGCACGACCGTGTCGTCTTCCGCCGCGACCAGCCCTTGGGCCCCTGGACCTCGCAAGAGCGTCTCTACCCCTGA
- a CDS encoding SDR family NAD(P)-dependent oxidoreductase — MNQPRRTLLLTGASRGIGHATVKRFSSAGWRVITCSRQPFPENCPWEMGPEDHVQVDLADVADTERAIDEIRNRLPGGRLDALVNNAGISPKAEGGGRLDSIHTPLAVWQQVFQVNFFASILLARGLLMELKQAGGSIVNVTSIAGSRVHPFAGAAYATSKSALAGLTREMASDFAPHGIRVNAIAPGEIDTSILSPGTEKIVEQIPMRRLGTPEEVAKIIYVLCTETSSYLNGAEIHINGGQHV, encoded by the coding sequence ATGAACCAACCGCGACGCACACTCCTCCTCACCGGCGCCAGTCGCGGCATCGGCCACGCGACCGTCAAGCGCTTCTCCTCGGCGGGATGGCGGGTCATCACCTGCTCGCGCCAGCCTTTTCCCGAGAATTGCCCCTGGGAAATGGGGCCGGAGGATCATGTCCAGGTTGATCTGGCCGATGTCGCCGACACCGAGCGCGCGATCGACGAGATCCGAAATCGCCTGCCCGGCGGCCGGCTCGATGCTCTGGTCAACAATGCCGGCATTTCGCCCAAGGCCGAGGGCGGCGGCCGGCTCGATTCGATCCACACGCCGCTGGCCGTCTGGCAGCAGGTGTTCCAGGTGAATTTCTTCGCCTCCATCCTGCTCGCCCGCGGCCTGCTGATGGAGCTGAAACAGGCCGGCGGCTCGATCGTCAACGTCACCTCGATCGCGGGCTCGCGCGTTCATCCCTTCGCAGGCGCCGCCTATGCCACGTCCAAGTCGGCGCTGGCTGGCCTCACCCGCGAGATGGCTTCCGATTTCGCGCCGCACGGCATCCGGGTCAACGCGATTGCGCCGGGTGAGATCGATACCTCGATCCTGTCGCCCGGCACCGAGAAGATCGTCGAGCAGATCCCGATGCGCCGTCTCGGCACGCCGGAGGAGGTCGCCAAGATCATCTACGTGTTGTGCACCGAGACCTCGAGCTATCTGAACGGCGCCGAAATCCACATCAATGGCGGCCAGCACGTCTGA
- a CDS encoding helix-turn-helix domain-containing protein, protein MSTSPARTARAPRIGDHLREWRQRRRLSQMDLALGAEISTRHLSFVETGRASPSREMILHLAEQLDIPLRERNVLLVAGGFAPVFPERSLADPAQAAARAAIDIVLNAHEPYPAIAVDRHWTLIAQNGAIAPLLEGCDPSLIEAPANVMRIGLHPKGLAPRIENFGEWRAHLLMRLKRQVELTADPVLVQLHAELSAYPTDIATRRAARPAEANDLFVPVRLASSLGPLSFVSTTTVFGTPIDVTLAELAIETFLPADAATAEALRRAAA, encoded by the coding sequence ATGAGCACAAGCCCTGCCCGCACTGCCCGCGCACCCCGCATCGGTGACCACCTGCGCGAATGGCGTCAGCGCCGCCGCCTCAGCCAGATGGATCTGGCGCTGGGTGCCGAGATCTCGACCCGACATCTCAGCTTTGTCGAGACGGGCCGGGCGAGCCCCAGCCGCGAGATGATCCTGCATCTGGCGGAACAGCTCGACATCCCCTTGCGGGAGCGCAACGTCTTGCTGGTGGCGGGCGGATTCGCGCCGGTCTTCCCCGAGCGCAGCCTCGCCGACCCGGCGCAGGCAGCAGCGCGCGCGGCAATCGACATCGTCTTGAATGCGCACGAGCCCTATCCGGCCATCGCCGTCGACCGGCACTGGACGCTGATTGCCCAGAATGGCGCGATCGCGCCGTTGCTGGAGGGCTGCGACCCCAGCCTCATCGAAGCGCCCGCCAATGTGATGCGCATCGGGCTCCACCCGAAGGGTCTTGCGCCCCGAATCGAGAATTTCGGGGAATGGCGCGCCCACCTGCTGATGCGCCTGAAGCGGCAGGTCGAACTGACCGCCGACCCGGTGCTGGTCCAGCTCCATGCCGAGCTGTCCGCCTATCCGACGGACATTGCCACGAGGCGCGCAGCACGGCCGGCGGAGGCCAACGATCTGTTCGTGCCGGTTCGGCTTGCCTCAAGTCTCGGGCCGCTGTCCTTCGTCTCCACCACCACCGTCTTCGGCACGCCGATCGACGTGACGCTGGCGGAACTGGCGATCGAGACCTTCCTGCCGGCGGATGCGGCAACCGCCGAGGCCCTGAGGCGGGCGGCGGCATAG